Proteins co-encoded in one Acidimicrobiia bacterium genomic window:
- a CDS encoding NrdH-redoxin: MEKQDPILFYGTAWCGDCRRSKALLEKHGVDYAYVDLEEHPALVEEVVRRNNGLRSIPTIVFPDGSHLTEPSDLDLSAKLGLSP; the protein is encoded by the coding sequence ATGGAGAAGCAGGACCCGATCCTCTTTTATGGAACCGCATGGTGTGGTGACTGCCGGCGATCAAAGGCGCTGTTGGAGAAACACGGGGTTGACTACGCCTATGTCGACCTCGAAGAGCATCCAGCTCTCGTAGAGGAAGTTGTCCGACGCAACAACGGTTTGCGATCAATCCCGACCATCGTATTCCCGGATGGGAGTCATCTGACCGAACCATCCGATCTTGACCTGTCCGCCAAGCTCGGACTGTCTCCGTAA
- a CDS encoding nitroreductase family deazaflavin-dependent oxidoreductase has translation MSPDNLARHLTIDFTTIGRRSGLARRIEIWWFRVDGHFYITGTGGRRDWLANVRANPAGIVHVGDLDIPVLAQEVADPTERRRVLSDQQLAWYSSQEELDQLVTQAPMIKLSFA, from the coding sequence ATGTCTCCTGATAATCTGGCCAGGCACCTGACGATCGACTTCACCACGATCGGACGGCGCTCGGGACTAGCGCGCCGCATCGAAATCTGGTGGTTCCGGGTCGACGGACACTTCTACATCACCGGAACCGGAGGACGGCGTGACTGGCTCGCCAATGTCCGGGCGAACCCGGCCGGCATCGTGCATGTCGGAGATCTCGACATCCCGGTTCTCGCACAGGAGGTCGCGGACCCCACGGAACGCCGGCGAGTACTGTCGGACCAACAGCTGGCCTGGTACTCATCCCAGGAAGAACTCGACCAACTCGTCACGCAAGCCCCGATGATCAAACTGTCTTTCGCCTGA